The Epinephelus fuscoguttatus linkage group LG7, E.fuscoguttatus.final_Chr_v1 DNA window CTCAACAGCTCTGCAGATATTTGTGCATTGATCAGTTAAGTCAGGAATTTGTATTTagagattttagtggtcaagaTTTTGTTCCCATCaccttgtttctctgtgtgtttggtcCACACTGAACACAAGAAGCCTCTCCGACAGGCTGACTGGCCCTGATGAAGGTGTTTGGCGGGCAGCTCTCACACGCTCCAGTCTCGCTGACCATGTAGTGTCCCGGTGGGCAGGGAACACAGGCGGAGTCGGCCATAGCGGAGTTAAGGGCACAGCGGCTACACTCAGTGGCCACACCTCCGATCACATTGGTGATGTGGATGGAGAAGATCTTTGCAGAATCAGAGCTGTATTTCCGCTCCTGAGGGAAGAGAAGACAGTTTTAGTCACCAGATGAGTCACTCTACACACAGAGTAGTTGTCTGTcctttttaggatttattttacGTCTATTCATGTTTTCTTCTCAGCTCTCAGTCAGACTATGTGCAAAGGTCATTCAAAGGTTTTCAAAGTAGACACACAGCTCTAGACTGCCCTCTAGAGTTCAGTGCAGCAACTGGGGGAAACTCACTCTGTGCAAAAGAACTCCACAaatcagagacagaaaacttGACGCCACAGCAGTCGGACATAACAAATTCTAGTGATGATTTGAAACATTTAATGACATAATTTGTAAATAAATTCACCATATTTATTGTTAAATAAGGCATTACTTCTCTGTAAATTTTCACTCTGATGAAGCACAGCAAAGAACACATAGAGGGACCTAAGAGGTCCAACTGACTGCCACGAATTAAAcgttaaaaacatttatttcctcttaacttttgtgctatttatcagtctagattgtttcggTATGAGTTGTAgactgttggagatatcggtcaTAGAGACGTCTTcactccaatataatggaactagatggcacttggcttgtggtgcgcaaagcgcaaaaaaaaaaaaaacatttgaaaaactcaacagcaatgtgtctttcctgaaatcatgacctggttactcaagataatccacagaccttgttgcagtttcacgtaggaactaCTTTATTTCTAATAAAATACACCTAtcaactgtatcaccgtgcagaaaacgtgtgcatctactgctagctcacctagcaccactgagctaactaaCATTAGTGCCATCAATGTTTTCTTcttgcactgtcacaagcatgagcctctcgttcatgagtagatgcacacttccttctgcggcGTGATATGTATAAGGCTGAGGGGGTGAAGCTGTATGAAGGTCACAGATGAAGAGTGATTTTGGGTATATATGACTGTGTCTCACCACGTTACGTTCCTCTGTTCTTCTAAACGTCCAGGTGAAGCTGGTGGTGCTGTTGCTCTGGATGACATAGGAGTATGACTGTTGCATGTTGCTGCCTTTCCAGTGCTCCACCAATTCGTTATTCCACTGATTGTAACCCTGCAGAGAAATAGactcacatcacatcacccGCACACATCATAGTGATGTCAAGCTTTACTTTTTTATATGTGGGAACATTTCTCCTCACCGCCAGGAAGTAAAATTTGCAGTCAGCGGTACATGTGGTCTTAAAGACGAAGGTGATCCGAGAAAGTTCACTCGTCTCGCTGTCTTTGGCCACGGACTGAGGCAGCCTGTGGACACAAGTGACCTTTCATTCAGCATTTCCAACTTGGATATAGTGTACACATATAGATGTTTAACTCCTTTGAGAGACATGTTTGACTTCACCTGTATCCAGGGACATCGAGCGTGAGCATTAGGTAGTCTGTGTCCTGATCCCCGGGGGCAGTGTAGATGTACTCTCCAGCCACCTCCCATGCTGTcattacaaacaaaataacatttaatatAACAACTAAAATAGTTAATTTCTCAGCTTTGACATAGCAGTTTGACAAAGTAATCCAGCTAGCAAGGTTTATAtggtttatatttttttgtctgcGGTCCCCAGATTCCTCGCTTTCTCACTGTTCGTGCCATCCTTCAACCTCTAGCTGTTTTCAGTCACCCTTCtttagaggttttttttttctaactatGATGGTTATCATTTAACCGCTGTGTTGTCTGCCATCTCCATCTACACTGTGTTGCCCAAATATTACGTTTCTCACCTGTGCTGTGTTCAGATTCACCGAACTCTCGGCGAAAGACGATGCTCTTCATGTTGCTCGGCATCATGTTCCACCATTTGTACTCGTAACCCACCACTGGCTCTGTTCCAACAGGGCACTCGTTGCAGGCTGTGAGTaaataatgtgttattttgtcAGAGTATGCATGTGCTAAAAaactggaaaataaaacaagaaccATCAGAGTCAAGAACATTTGATAGTTTAATGTACTAATTTACATCCATCTATTTTAGTGATCTTTCTAGTGCTGCTGTGGGACTCTTATTATCACAAAGGCTGTAGATTAgcgtttattattatcagtatACTTAGTATCAAATGTCAAGGTCTCTGGTATGTACACATGAATGAAAGTCTGACATGCATATAAGGAGGAGGGTAATGATTCTGCACCTGTGCCGTTTGAGAAGAAACCTTGTGTGCAGGGTTCACAGATGGAAGAGTTGGTGACAAAGAAACCCGGGTTGCATGGAGGACAGGTTTGCTTCTCCCCTGATGCAGGCAGCTTCACGGCTTGTTTGACAGTCTCAGAGCAGATCTTCGGCTCGATCCACTTGTACATTAGCTGAGTCTGAGACGCACAGCAAGCCAGACATGAATACATGAAAGAAGGCACCAGATGCTCTGTGGCACACACAATCAGCCCAGACAATCCATATTTACAGAAACCTAATAGTTACACCAGATGGCTGCTGGCTGTTTCAAGGTGAaatctgtgcgtgtgtgtgtgtgtgtgtgtgtgtgtgtgtgtgtgtgtgcgtgtgtgtgtgttcacctcTACTAAACCTACATTACCTTTCCCTCAGAGTCACAGGGTGTGTGGGTGTAGAAGTAGTCACTGTTTGTACACGCAGGTCTCGGTTTGCAGCTCCCTGAGCCAGCCTCTGGAAAAATACAAACCAAGCCGGacgagggaaaacacacagctcACATTAAGATCCAGAGATAAGACAAACCTCACACACTTAAGCAGTAAATCAGCAAATGCAGTATTTGCATGCAGAGTACTTTGCACATGAGTGCGACAATATGCAAATGCGTAACAGTTGTAAGTTCATATATATCTATGAGTTAAAGCGTGTGCTGGTCAGTGATACGACTGGTGTTTGTGGACAGAGCATTAGAAATAGAAACCTGAGTATTTGTCTTTTTCACACTGATGGCAAACGGTGGCACCCTTGTTGGAATAGGTGTCAGCAGGGCAGGGGGTGCAGCGGGCAGATCCTGCTTTTGCACTGTGGGTGCCGGGTTTACAGTGGAAACACTCTGAGGTGTAGGACACtcctgggaaaaaaacaacatcaatcaACTTGTAATCATTAACAGGAAAGAGCTGAGGAGTGACTGCTGCACACGACACACTACAGAGATAATCTACCTGAGATGGCGATGTTTTTTAACAGCACGGGTTTGATAGTGCTGCCCTCCAGAGTATAGCCAGTGGTTCTCCAGTACAACACATTGTTGCCGCTCTTAAGCTCAACCTGCACAGAGTGATGCGAAAATGAGAaaggaacaaaaacactgaaaggtCTTACAATCTGAATTCTCCGGCAAATGAAAACCAGACGCCAGCAGGTGTGACGAAGACCAACAGTGAGACAAACCCCATGTTTGCTGAAGAAGCTGTCAGAGATCTTCATCCAGCGGCTCTCAGAGTCTGTAGACTGACACTGGTCATTCTGAACCTGCAGGAGATTTGAGTCAGAGGTGACCAAACATCCCCCTCTAAAGACAGCCATCTTTGTCGACATCAACAGTCGTCTTAAAGCACTTACGAAGAACTCAAAGTAAATGTTGCTGTCCGGGTAGAAATAATCAAAGGTCACAGTTCCAGGTTGCTTCAGGCTCACAGCATACGACAGCGTTGCAGTGCACTCGTCTGTGTTTGAGGCTATGTGATCACCCTTTGGCGTCCAGGTTGAGCTggagaaacagcagcagcagaaacagtttgatgAGTTTCTTGAAACTAAACTAAGAtgacatggagaaaatcaaatatcacgaTTTTGTTGACTAAATACCTTGATAGTGCAATGAAATTCTTGGGTTGACTATTGCTGCTTTCACAAAGTAtgtacacaatgagattttcgATAAacaatcatcagtaatgtggatgtaatgactaagtgggGTAAGAAAATGATATCACTTTACTCTAATGAagtctttaaaaccaggaaaataTAACACATATGATATTACAACATCCAAAATCTGAAAATCTAGTCTCATGTCACAATATCAGTATAATACCTAGCACCACTTGAAACTAAGAAACAGTGAGAGCTTTGACTGATCAGTAAAAACTGCTTTTAAAATCATATTACAACTGAGGCATATACTGACTTGGAGCAGTCTGTGTGGGAATCCCCGCCATTGCCGGTCACCCCGTGGGTGACAAAACCAGAGGGCAGGCTGTCCCACTCATCAAAGGCCACGCCGGTGCCCAGCGAGTAGGTGCCTGCAGCACACTTCTGGCACTGCTGCGACTGCATGTCAAGGAACTCCCCCTCACTACAGGAGAAGGCtgtgagaggaaaagaaagaaagaggccACAGTGGAAAAGTATCATGAAGATGTGGACAACATGgcaaaaaacagagagaggataAAGTGTGGTGACAATATTTACtcattaaaagtccagtgtgtgagATTAATTAGCCTCTAgaggtgaggttgcagaactgaaacttctgccATGAGCCGAACGTGTAACTACGATGgaagatgcaaaaacatgaatgacccAATCTAAAGCCATGtgggtttggtttgtctgttctgagcaactgtggaaacaacatggtggattCCCtagaagaggacccactccataTGTAGGTATTaaaggctcattctaaggtaacaacaGCACTATGACTCTTATGAtcatataccatttctgccaatagatgcccctaaatccaacacactggacctttaaagctgTGATACAGATTGAGGGTGTGGATAAAATGAGATGTAAGAGTCGGACACTTACTGCACTGAGTGCCTTTGACTGGATCGGGGAGGCCTGTGCATATGTCGGCTTTGTTGGGAACTGCCACTCTCCATCGTGACCCAAGTACGTCACACTCTGTGTACTCAAAGTGATAATCTGACTGCAGAGACAAAACACAGGTGTCAGTTTCACACAGCTGGATAAAAACACACTATATGCACATCATACATACAAGAAGTACATGacatagattttattgatacaCAAAGATGCAAGTCAATATGCAGGTAAGGCTGCCTGATATTAGGAAAACTATGACTATGcaattttctctaatgtttcctttttaacatttgtggactgaaatgtctcaacaaccaTTACATAGATTGTAGTGACATTTTGTGCAAACATTCATGGTTCCTAttggatgaatcctaatgattTTGGTAATCCTCTGAGTTTTCCACTACTGCACACCTCAGCTGCACGATATGCAGAAAATATGCTGTAATACAGTGTACTCTGTTCTGCCTTTCTGCTGCTTAACATATActgataaaatacaacaaattgcttgtttagttggaaaaatgaaaggaaattattttattgaacAAATTGAACTGACAAGAAAAGAAACCAATAGAAAAGAAtgattgttgcattttaaagttTAGCTTTCTACTAATATTATTTTAACCAaatatagatttaaaaaaaaaacaaaacattgcaaTATCGATGCACCGATATCAGCAGCACTGTCTTGTTCTCTCTTTAGTTAAAGCATTTCATTGAGAGTGGTGTCAGTTTGCACAGATCATTagtaaatatatacaaataaagaaattattGGTAAATATACAAATGCAATATGGAGATAATTATCACATTTACACAAGTGATACAGGCACCATTCTCTTTTAGaagttatattaaaaaaaaaaaaaaaacacaatagaaaaaaaggagaatagAAGAAAGAGATAAAGCACCCAACCTAGACACCAAAACCAAATCAAAGGATCCTACATTAAACTCGTAACAAGAATCTGCAAATGGCACCACACCGTTATCCTCTCCAGATATTGAATAAAATGTTGCCAGATGGCATCAAATAAATTCACCCACTTATTTCTAATACATCTGAACCTCTCCACCTCCAGAGTACCGACATCATCCAGCCACATATTCACATCGGGGATATTTTTACCCTTCCA harbors:
- the elapor1 gene encoding endosome/lysosome-associated apoptosis and autophagy regulator 1, with the protein product MHLRHLLLGLLFAQASAELPMCKESDYHFEYTECDVLGSRWRVAVPNKADICTGLPDPVKGTQCTFSCSEGEFLDMQSQQCQKCAAGTYSLGTGVAFDEWDSLPSGFVTHGVTGNGGDSHTDCSNSTWTPKGDHIASNTDECTATLSYAVSLKQPGTVTFDYFYPDSNIYFEFFVQNDQCQSTDSESRWMKISDSFFSKHGVELKSGNNVLYWRTTGYTLEGSTIKPVLLKNIAISGVSYTSECFHCKPGTHSAKAGSARCTPCPADTYSNKGATVCHQCEKDKYSEAGSGSCKPRPACTNSDYFYTHTPCDSEGKTQLMYKWIEPKICSETVKQAVKLPASGEKQTCPPCNPGFFVTNSSICEPCTQGFFSNGTACNECPVGTEPVVGYEYKWWNMMPSNMKSIVFRREFGESEHSTAWEVAGEYIYTAPGDQDTDYLMLTLDVPGYRLPQSVAKDSETSELSRITFVFKTTCTADCKFYFLAGYNQWNNELVEHWKGSNMQQSYSYVIQSNSTTSFTWTFRRTEERNVERKYSSDSAKIFSIHITNVIGGVATECSRCALNSAMADSACVPCPPGHYMVSETGACESCPPNTFIRASQPVGEASCVQCGPNTQRNKAYTACLSDCTLDVQTGEGALLHYDFSPLSNVSGFHSSPRFTNKGLRYFHRFNFGLCGREGRVPATCMDNVTASGKGVKGYVCRATVVPSEIRSQSVVSTQPFIIGDSLAGVTTDTTLNGISSPEWLFPAASGLPDVIFYYKSSETTQACKQGRSTTVRLRCNPTVTAKDHITLPSNCSEGTCDGCTFHFLWQSQHACPLCTKDHYREIVSACVQGIQRTTYVWQQPLQCFGGESLPPQKVNACVTLDFWLKFGVSTGTIAAVLLISISCYFWKKTRKLQYKYSKLMMSSGGKECELPTADSCAIMEGEDAEDDLMDLTKKSFFTKIKSFSRERTSDGFDSVPLKSSSSHHQILEEDSDD